From Coffea arabica cultivar ET-39 chromosome 2e, Coffea Arabica ET-39 HiFi, whole genome shotgun sequence, the proteins below share one genomic window:
- the LOC113733103 gene encoding uncharacterized protein: protein MRRVNFSGLAAVFRAAGGVAAVSPAASTSATASHQFAQVALYSSTTSNNNSYSNAKSRWFFGNYSDTALNSGFAVAGAVVFSVAASSLTQEVYAKEPLPPDVRPDDVVLYQYEACPFCNKVKAFLDYYDIPYKIVEVNPLSKKEIKWSAYKKVPILMVDGEQMVDSSAIIDKLFQKTHPNVPVKPSPEADDEEKKWREWVDNHLVHMLSPNIYRNTSEALESFEYITSHGNFSFTERVAAKYAGAAAMYFVSKKLKKKYNISDERAALYEAAETWVDALNGRDFLGGAKPNLADLAVFGVLRPIRYLRSGKDMVEHTRIGDWYSRMETAVGIPSRIQA, encoded by the exons ATGAGGAGGGTTAATTTCAGTGGACTAGCCGCCGTCTTCAGAGCCGCAGGGGGCGTTGCCGCGGTGTCCCCGGCGGCATCTACAAGCGCCACAGCCAGCCACCAATTTGCTCAAGTTGCTCTGTATAGTAGTACTACCAGCAACAACAATTCATATTCCAATGCAAAATCTCGCTGGTTTTTCGGTAATTATTCTGATACGGCTCTGAATTCCGGTTTCGCCGTTGCTGGAGCCGTTGTTTTCTCGGTGGCGGCTTCGTCGTTAACCCAAGAGGTTTATGCTAAAGAACCGTTGCCGCCCGATGTTCGCCCTGATGACGTCGTTCTTTATCAGTATGAAGCTTGCCCCTTTTGTAATAAGGTTAAAG catttctcgactactATGATATTCCTTACAAAATTGTGGAAGTAAATCCTCTCAGCAAAAAGGAAATCAAATGGTCCGCTTACAAGAAAGTGCCTATACTTATGGTAGATGGTGAACAGATGGTTGATTCATCAG CAATTATTGATAAATTGTTCCAGAAAACTCATCCTAATGTACCTGTCAAACCAAGTCCAGAGGCTGATGATGAAGAGAAGAAGTGGCGCGA GTGGGTGGATAACCACTTGGTGCATATGTTGTCACCAAATATATATCGGAATACTTCAGAGGCCCTTGAGTCATTCGAGTACATTACCAGTCATG GTAATTTTAGTTTTACCGAGAGAGTAGCAGCAAAGTATGCTGGAGCTGCAGCAATGTATTTTGTGtccaagaaattaaagaaaaaatataatataagtGATGAACGTGCAGCCTTGTATGAAGCTGCCGAGACATGGGTTGATGCATTGAATGGCCGCGACTTTTTAG GTGGGGCAAAACCCAATTTAGCTGATCTGGCTGTGTTTGGTGTACTGAGACCCATCCGCTACCTCAGGTCTGGGAAAGACATGGTAGAGCACACGCGTATCGGTGATTGGTACTCGAGAATGGAAACCGCGGTGGGGATACCTTCTAGGATTCAGGCATAA